The genomic region GGTCGAGGTCTTGCCCAAGTTTTACGAGGCTGGAGTTGACTATTACCATCCAAACCTGGAGGTCTGGGACGAGAGGTTGTTCTCCCTAATTTCCCCAGGTAAAAGTCAGAATGTGGGAAGGGATGAGTGGATAAGGAGGACAGTTGAGGCAGTGAGGGTGTTCGGCGTTGGAAACGTGAGTCCAAACTTCGTCGCTGGGATAGAGATGGCCTACTCCCCAGACTTCCCCTATGGTTTCAGGAGGATTGAGGACGCGGTCAAGTCCACTGCGGAGGGAATAGAGTACCTGATGTCGAGGGACGTGACCCCGAAGTTTGACACGTGGGGACTTGAACCCAGATCGTGGTTTGGGATTCACGGAGTGTCACTGCCTCCGCTTGAGTATTACCTCGAACTTTACAGGGTCTACAGGGATTTAAGGAGGGAGTATGGGATGCCATGGCCCAGGGGACTGGGTGATCCTGGACCTGGAGTATCCAAGGTACCGGCCTCAGGGTTCATGGACCTAGAGGGGTGAGGGAGGAGCCACTCACGAGTTTGTTCCTCGAGAAGTAAGAAAAAGGTTCATATCACTTACTCAATGGACTCATAATCAGCCTCTCGATCCCAATAACTTCTTTCGACCATCCTTAGGTCTCACATGGAACATGATAACTCAGGATCCCTGAGCACTCAGCACCCCTAAGTCAAGGGTTAGGAATCGTAAACTCATCACGCGTAGTATTCACATCGCGAGATTTTACCCCTAGAAGGCTATCAAGACCCTAAGGAGTGGATACAGACTGATTACGAAAAAGTTGGAAACCTGTATCTTCATTCTCGTATCGTCACAAAGACTTCATTTTTGCCACACGACGAGGGGTATCTCAATCTCTTCCCTAGTCATTCCACCGTGGGATCCCCTGTAACCCATCTCCTCCTCGTCTCTCCAGTAGGAGTATAGCCTGTTATCCTGTGGTACACCTGCGTAATCAGGAACGTTCTCTCCCCCTGTTAGCTCCTTTAGCTTTTCCCTGTTCAGCGTGATTAGGCCATACTTCGAAAGGTATTCACTAGGATCCCTTCTTGACATCAACATCAGGTTCCTGTGATCCCCAAAGGGCGGTAGATCCACGTGGTCAAGTATGTCGTTACCTATCATCACGTTACCCTCTATGGGCACGTGGCCGTGATCGGCAGTCATCACGACACTATACTTCTCTGAGAGATCCCTTCCGAAGGTCTCTACAAGTCTGTACACCTCCATTGCGGTCCTCATGGTGTTTTCAGAGTAGGGCCCAAAGTGATGACTCACTGAGTCTACGAAGGGGAGATAGATGAACATGAACCTTGGATTCTTCCTCTCAGCTATTTCCTTCGCCTGCGTGAACGCGTCCCATGGTGAGTAGTAAGCTGTTACGTTGCCCACCAATGACTTAAACAGGGTAGAAGAGGGCCTTCCAGCAGGTGCCAGTATCACGGAATCCCTTGGGAGATAGGGTTCTGCTTGCACCAGATTCCTTAACTCAACGTCTTGATTTCCAAGGAGGTTATCTATCCTCCCCTCTCTCCTGTTCAGAACTCTCCATCCCATAATCCCGTGAATGCCTGGTGGGGTCGCAGTCAATAACGTCGTTAGAACGGTGACTGTTATCGTGGGAAAGACTGAATGTATTTTCTCTGCCCTTATTCCAACCTTCTCTGCCAGGGAGTAACCCAGCCCATCCACAAGGACGAGGGCTATCCTGTCCTTATCGAGGTCGGAGATGCCCACGGGAGACCTCCCGTAGAGCGCATTCCTTATTTCAAGGGCTAGGGTGTAGACGCTTCGATTAAGGTTAGGCTCGACGTTCATATGCGTGAATAAAATCAGTCTTAAAAAGAATTTTCTAAATAGCATCAGTAAACTATATAGAAATATAGAGTCTAGATAGATGAAGTTGATCCAGTTCACGTATGGCGCTATCGCGTAACGTGAGAACTAACCATACTACTTTACGTAACAACGACTATATACTCTCCGTAAACTAAATAGACCTACAAGTTCTAAATATTTTATGTAGATCACTCTTTTTTCTATAAGTTAACGAGAGATGATATGAACCCTACAAACCCTTTAAGGGATTACGAGGAAAAGAAGCTCGGAATTTTTCATCTTAAGACTACCCTTCTCGCAGGGGCGGGACAGATAGTTGATGGTTACGATCTAACCGCAGCTGCTCTGGTGCTCTCCCTCGTGGAGGCCTCGTTCACGGGTTACAATCTTGCAGAGGTTTCTCTCATTCTTTTCCTTAGTATAACCCTTGGAAACTTAGTTGGAGGACTAGTTTTTGGGTATCTGGTTAAGCATGGAAGGAAAAGGTTTTACGGGATAGATGCCACTCTCATGACACTCGGGGCCCTCCTCCAGGCATTCGTTCAAGACCCCTATCAGCTGGCGATTCTGAGGTTCCTCCTAGGGGTAGGAATAGGTGCAGATTACGTTCTATCTCCTCTGATTAACGCGGAGTATGCCAACAGAAAGGATAGGGGTAAGCTCCTGGCACTGTCGGGCGGTTTCATGTGGAACGTTGGGGCCCTAGTTTCGGTCGTGGTTACCTTAGCCGTGTCACAGGCCGTTCCGCAGGACATGTTGTGGAGAATAGTCCTAGCCTCAGGTGCAATTCCGGCCATAGCTGTCATATACGGGAGGAGGAAGTTCCCTGAGACACCGCAATACCTCGCTTTCGTAAAGGGAGATTCCAAGGAACTTGAGGAGAAGTACAACCTATATGCTAGCAATCTCAGCCTAGGAAAGGTGGCCATCAAGGCCTTCCTCCCAACCTTGATATTTGCCTCAGTGACATGGTATCTCTTCGACGTTTCTGCGTATTCAGGAGTTTTCTTTGGACCAAGTGTTATAGCCAAGGATCTAGGTATTAATGGCCTCCTGTTCGAGCTAATTATCCTAGGAGGCTTCGCAGTTCCGTGGAACCTGGTGAGTGCAGGCCTAAACGACAGACTTGGAAGGAGAGCCCTGCAGGCAATAGGTTTCGCAGGAATGGGAACGTTCACTCTCCTCTTTGCTTTCCTCTTCGGCAGAACTCAGGCATTAGAGTCGCTTCTCCTCTACGGTTTTAGCACGGTCTTTTCTCAGCTGGGACCTGGTACTGTGGTCGGATTCTGGGGAGTTGAACTATTCCCAGCTGAGATAAGGGGTATAACCCAGGGGGTCACGGTCATGTCCGGAAGGCTCGGGGTGCTAACAACAACCTTCCTATTCCCGCTTATCATTTCCAGTTACGGGATAGTTACCACGATGATGATTTTAGCAGGTCTATCCTTCGTGGCGGTGTTTGCGACCCTGCTATTGCCTGAACCCAACCAGGTTAGCCTCGCAGAGAGGGAGCTTCAGCTTAGGGGTTTGCCCAACCTGGAGGAGAAGTAAGTCTGATGAGTGATTTTTAACCTCACGTTATCTCCACGCTATCACGAGGACCTCTTCACCACTAGTCTGGCCATGGCGCAGAACCTTACCTAAATGGTATCGCTGGTATCACTCCAATTGCCACGAGTACTAAGTCAATCATCGTAAATGAAAAAACTGCGATCATGACCTCTAGGTCGAAACGCGAAATCTTCACTTCACCTAGTCTTCTCCTTCTCTTTCCGAAAGCCCTCGTCTCAAGTGATAATCCTGTTATCCTAGCCCTCCTGAACAGGAAGATGGCCACCGGGATCACGGATCTGTACACTGTCTTCACGCCGTTCAGGATACCTTCTCCCCTCAGCTGTTGTAGCCTGTAGGACTCATCCATCGTCGAGAACACCCTTGGAACGAAGGCCATCCCTACCATGATCGAGAGCGTGAGCGACTCTGGGAGTCCTAACCTTTCAAGAGTTCTCATCACGTCTGTGGGAGTTGTAGTAACCAGGAGAAGCGATGACGCGAGGAGCATGGCCCAAACCCTCATGGCTGTCTGAAATCCGTACTCAAGGGCCTGGACGCTTAACTCTGGGACGTATCCAAGGTACTGAAAATAACTTGGAAACACCCACACCACGTTATAGGAATGGAAAATGAGCGATAGCACAGACGGTGAAGTGAAGACCGCGAAACCCCAGGCCATACCCACGACTTGAGTGAAGCTGAACCCCGCGACTTTCCTGACTAGTTTCAGGGGGTAGAAGAGGGGCAGTAATGCTAGCCCCTCCAGGGCACCAACCCAACAGATCGACGAAGAGGCAGTCAAGGTTATCCCCACCAGGATGACTAGCTTCGTCATGGGGCTAAGCCTGTGAAGTGGAGTGTTACCGGGGATGTACGAGGTAAGTCCTTGAAATCCGGAGAAACCCAAAACCTTGAACAGGAAATAGATTGGAGTGAAGGTTCCGAAGATGACGAGTCCCCAGCTAACCACTTGCTCCACTATTGATATCATGAATCTCACCCAATCCCACTTTCCTGACTTCCCCATTCTCCAGCAGGAGTACCTCATCGGCGAAGGCCTCAGCGAAGCGTGGATCGTGAGTGGTTAGGAGAATTGTCCTCTCCAAGGCTCTCAACTCTTCCCCTATCTGTATCCTGCTTTCTACGTCCTGTCCCGTGGTCGGCTCGTCAAGGAGTATGATCTCAACTCCCCTGCCCATGAGACAGGCAATCGCCAATCTTCTCGCCTGTCCCGTGGAGAGCATGAATGGATCCTCATCCTTAAACCTCTCCAGGCCAAAGCGTCTTAGGAGAGGTTCAGGATCTCCTCCATGAAGACATGACTCAAGTTCCTTTGCGACAGTGCTCCTGGAAAATATTAACTGAATGTCCTGAGGTAGATATCCTATGATCCTCCCCCTCTTACTAGGGGGGAGCCTTAACACGTCAACTCCGTTCACCTGAACACGACCCTCCAAGTTGAAATTCCTAGGAAGAAGACCTGCAATCCCCCTCAGCAAGGTCGTCTTCCCTGATCCGTTCCTTCCCAGTAGTGTTGTGGTTCCAGGGCCTAGTTTCAGTTTCGTGTTCAGGATAACCCTTTCCCCATCCCTTACCAAGATCTCAGCAGAGAGCTTGATCCTATCCTCAACCCGTGAAGCTGGGCGAGGAGGATATTCTATCCTGACCTCTTGCTCCATAGGGGTTCCATCCACCAGGTTAATCACCCTCGTGGCGATTGACCTAAACACAGGTTTGTGCTCAGCCACTATCGTGGTAATCCCAAGTTCACGTATGTACCGCAGGATTAGTTTCGTCTCCCAGGGATCGAGATTAGAGGTGGGCTCATCGAGAACAAGTAGCTCAGGTTTCATCGCGAGAATGCTGGCCAAGACAACAACCTGCTTCTCCCCAAGCGAGAGTTTACGGGTCTCCCTGTGTAGTAGATGAGATATCTTCAGGACCTCCGCGATTTCCTTTACCCTGATCCCCACTTCCTCAGGCGGATATCCCAGGTTCTCAAGCCCAAAACCTATCTCGTCCTCTACATACTCGTTGATCAGTTGAGCGTCAGGATCCTGAAACAGGGTACCAATCACTATTGGAGGGTCGTCTCCAGGTCTGATCCCTTTTCCCTCAATCCTTATTTCTCCCTTAATCTCGGCCTCAATTACCCTGGGTATGATACCGTTAAGCAGGTTCAGAAGCGTTGATTTACCCGATCCAGTCCTTCCTGTCACAAGGACTATCTCTCCCCTCCTAACCTCTAGCCTGGGAATTCTGAGGGCGGGTCCATCCCTTCCCGGATAGGTCACCTCAACCCCTGAGAGCTCTAGCACTACGTTACCACCCTGCTCACCCTGCCCGCGAGAAGAGCAGAGACCGCTCCGATGAACACGTCTCCAGGGATATAGGTTATGAAAAGGTAGAAGACCCTAGCCTGATCTGGGACGAAGCCAAAGATCTCAGGGGCCAGGAAACCGTACGTGAAAAAGGGATGCACAAAGGAGAAGGCCAGGCCCAGTACACCCCCCTCAAATAAGGCCAGAGAGACCCCCTTAGCTCCCCTTCCAAATATCTTTCCCCTCGTCAGAAATATTACAACATCAGCCATTAGGCCATACGTTAGCACGTCCTCAATTAGCCAGAGAGGCTCGCCCGTGAATCCGAAGTGAAGAAGATCCCCAATGATATCGAAGACGGCCATCGTCGCCATCCCAGATCCTACCTTCCTCACGACGCCTATTGTGAGAAAGAAGACCAAGATCCTAAACCAGACCGGTGGGTTCACTATGGGGTAAATCCCTGAGGGCAGAAATATGGCGTCTCCGAGAATGTGATCCGCCACAGCAGTCATTGCTCCCCCAACACCTATTACCGCGATGTCGACAGAGCTGAACCTGGGCCTTGACTTTCTCAGGATCACTATAGCCACAACCAATGCCACCAGGAAGTAACCCAACACTATGGGGAGCGGAGTTACTCCAGGTTCGAGACTCATTTCCTCCTCACCGCAATTATCCCTAGGATTACCACTATCACCACTGCGATCACGGCTAGCACGTAGTAGATATTTAAGGTGTTACTTGCGTTGGAGCCTTGCACAGATACTGGGATCATGGAAATTGTGTTGGAACCGTAATTCATGACGTAGATTGAGTGGTCCATGGGATCGTAAACTATCCCATTGGGTGAGTTCCCAACCGTGATCAAACTCACTCCCCCCGTCTTAAGGTTCATGACCGCAACAACGTTGTTCTTATGTGCAACCGAGAGGTAAAGTGAATCGTTGGTGGGAACGTAAACCATGCATGAGTAGCCATTTACTCCGAAGGTTGGGATGTTGAACACTTGAAGGACCTTCCCCGTTGTTGCGTTCAGGATCTCAACCTGTTGCGCGTAAGTTGCAACCGCAAGCTCGTCCGGAGGGATGAAGGCCATGGCGTCAACTGTCGTGGCGTTCAATGTGAAGTTGTAAATCGCCTTTAGGGTGCTCAGGGAGATTCCGTAAACCAGGTTCGTGTCGTATCCTCCTACGTATAAAGTGTTAGTCTGATTGTCATATGCCAATGCCTGCGGTCCGTTCATAACCGTAATTGAGGTGAGGTTCCCCGAAGGGGACACCAGATATATCTTATTCCCGTAGGAGGCAGTGACCACGACGTAGTTGCCTGCACTGATTATAGCGGGGAATTTACCTACTTCAGGTATATTGAAAGTTTTGACGACGTTACCGTTCCACTGGACAAGGGAACCCTTTTGATATATAATGTAGAAGTCTCCATCTAGGTAGGCTATCCTGAAGGGGACTGCACCCGAGTAAGACGGGAGCGTGTAGTTCATGGTCACCGTGTTCCCCTGAATCACCTGGAGCAAGTTGCTTGACTGGGCTATCACGTAAACTTTCCCGTTTACGTACACACCGTAACTAGGTCCTGAAGCAGATGGAATTTGACTAATCTGTGTCGCGCTAACGGCCAAGAGTATGAGCAAAATAAGGTTAACTAGAAATATTTTCATACGTAAATAGTTGCCGAAAGGATAATAAGTATTTCGTTTTTTAAGTGTTAAATTGAAAATAGTGTTGCCTAGGAGGTTAAGTTGCGATACACCTTCGACCTCATGTTGGGGGAAACTAGGAACCAGATCCAAGGTGAGTTTGGTACAGCTTTGATAATAAGGGAAGATTAAGGTAACAAAAGGCTTTAGTGGAGCCCAACTTTTCTAGGTGACGCTCCATAGAAAACGAGAGCTGATTTTCAATTGCTAATAGATCCTTTAGGTAAAATATTTTAATGAGGGGATAATATTCAATGTAATGGGTAAAACTTTTCTAGCTCAATTGACCCTATACCTCTTTATTTTTTCAGTTGTAACCCCGGCTTTAATCAGTGTTGCGAACACTGGTACCCTTGTCCATGAAACACTATCAACTAGATTACCGAGTTTCAAGGAGACCAACCTTTCTGGTAATACTCCCGTGATCGCCTCAATATACATCCCCTTGAGGAACTTAAACCTTCTCTATTACTACGCGGAGCAGGTATCAAACCCCGGGTCGCCCCTTTACCACAAGTTCCTATCGCCCTCCCAGGTGAAGAATCTATTCTATCCTAGCGCGGAGTTTTCCAGTGTCATGAATTACCTAGCCAGTCACCATGTTCACGTAATGTTTACGGCCGCAGATTCTGTTATAGTGGTTCAGGGAACCGCATCACAACTCTCACAGGTGTTGGGTATCCATTATGTTCTCATGAGCAACGGAACAACTTACTACTACACGGCAATGGGAACCCCAAAGGTGCCTGGAATAGTTATATCAAGTAATGTCTCAGCCCTTTTCTTCTCTCATCCATCAACTCTTTTCACTCAGAGCGACGTTAACAAGCTTAGGGAGACAGTTAATCAACCAAATTTAACTGCGCCCATAGAGGCGTATAAACTAACTGAGTTGAGAGGAGTCTACAATGTTTCCTCCCTGATCAGCAAGGGAGTGAATGGTACCAACTACACTGTTGGAATCTTAGATTTTTACGGTGATCCATACATCCAGCAACAGTTAGCATATTTCGACAAGATATACAACGTTCCAGCTCCTCCTAACTTCTCGATTATACCCATTGGTCCCTACGATCCCAACCTAGGCATTACCCAGGGGTGGGCGGGTGAGATAAGCTTAGATGTGGAGTCGGCCCATGCCATGGCACCAGGTGCAAATATTGTGCTTTACATAGCTAATGGGAATTTGCCCCTTTCCTCCGTCATTGCCGAGATAGTGTCCCAGGACAAAGTGGATACGCTTTCCCAGAGCTTTTCGATACCTGACGAGTTCATACCTGAGTTTTCGGGTTCGCTGTTTTATCAGTGCGTCGTTCTCACTGATCAATACTATGCCATGGGTAATGCCGAGGGAATAACGTTCCTAGCTTCCAGCGGAGACGGTGGGGGTAGCGGATACAGTGCAGGTCCCCTAGGTTCCGTGGGCTATCCAGCGAGCTCGCCCTTTGTCACGGCCATGGGTGGTACCACAACCTACATAACCTTTGGAGGATTCTCCTTCAATGTTACAGCATGGTCCAATTATGGTTTTGTGCCTCCAGGCGTGAATTACGGAGGTAGTACTGGAGGGATTAGTCAGGTCGAACCAAAGCCCTACTATCAGTGGGGGCTTACTACCCCGAAGGGTTTTCCCAACGGTAAGGAAATTCCCGATATCTCAGCCAACGCCGATGTTTACCCTGGAATCTACATTGTGTGTCCAGGGAACGTAACTGCAATCTCTGGAGGCACGAGCGAGGCCTCACCTTTAACTGCCGGGCTTCTCACCTTGGTGATGCAGTATACCCACTCCAAGCTCGGGAACATAAACCCTGATCTTTACTATCTCGCAAAAGCAGATTATCAGAAGGCCTTCTACCCTATTACCTTCGGTTATAACATACCGTGGGTTGCGTCCTACGGCTACAACCTAGTCACGGGATGGGGACAACTCAACGTTGGAGAGTTCGCCTCCCTAGTGAAGGATGTACCCAGTTCCCTATCCATCATGGTTAACGTGTCCAATACCACTATCCTTCCAGGACAGACCCTAGGTGTAAAGGCTAACGTCACCCTCAATGGGCAGGCGGTGAATAGCGGTAGCTTTTACGTTACGTTGGAAACGGTTAGTGGGAACGTCACTACGGTGAAGCTAAACGACGAGGGATCAGGTATCTGGTCAGCTAGTCTAGGTGTACCTGAGAACGATACCGGTATCACTTTTGTGACTGTGTGGGGAGAGTCCAATGGGACTAGCGGATACGGAATTGTGGAGACATATTCCGGTTACTTCGTTCAGTTCCTATTCCCAGCTCCCTATCAGGTATGCTGGACTGGCTCGGGCATAAACGTTGTGGTCAACGTTACAAGTCCCTCTGGAGGGATTGCCCCCAATACCACAGTCCTGAATCTAAACGTGTATTCGTATAACGTAACCAATAACTCCTTTACCCTCGTCAATCAAACCTCCCTAACCTTCAACCCCGTGTTTAATGCGTGGAGTGGTATGATACAGGGCAATTTCCCCGCTGGTCCTCTTCTTCTACAGGTGGTTAATGCCTACGGCTACGACGCAATCTTTAACGGGATAGGCCTCAACTCTTTCTTCATCCTTTCCCCAACCATAGCCGAGCCCGGCACCGTCTATCCAGGTCAGGACATCATTATCGAGGGAGGGCTGACTCCACCCACTAACCTAGTGTCGTCAGCTCCTAGGACGGCAAGCGACCTGATGACCGGTTCCAACGTCACCGCGGAACTTCTATATAACGGTCAAGTGATATCTAAGACTCAGGTCCTCTACACGGGGACGACCTATCTAGGTTACCTGAGAGTTCCAGAAAACGCCAGCCCCGGACTCTACACTATCCTCCTCTTCGCGTCCTACGACTCGTATACCCTGAACGAGACAATTCCTGGGTTTTACTACGGTCAGATCTACGTTGGATCCAGGGTTGTGACGCCACTAAACTTCTCTAATACCTACGTGATCCAGGGATCTACACTCTACATTTACAGCAATATAACAGCTAATGGGAAGGTTGTCAAGTATGGAATGTTCTCCGCCACCGTGTTCCCTACACTCCTTACCCAAGAGTACTCGTTGATCTCGACTGTGCTAGAGGTTCCACTGTGGTATAACTCCACTAGCGGGTTGTGGACCGGAAACGTTACCCTGCCCTCAACGTTATCCCTAGGTAACTTGACCTATCTAGGTAATTCCTACTTTGCTGAGCCCTTTAAGGTTCTAGTCACTGGAGTTTCAGCCTACGGGGGTGTCACATCTACCAACGTCTCCAATTCGAGAGAATTCTTCGTGGAACCCTACACCCTGATCACTAACGATCCGTCATATACAGCTGTCCAGACTTATGATTCAGCGTTCCAGAACGACACGCTTACCGTTAATGGGAACCTGGTGAACGATCTCTTCCTGGGGAATAATACCATAATTAATAGTCACGTAACAATTACCCTATCCAACGTTACTGGAACGCTTATACTGAGGAACACTCAGGCCACGCTGGTAAATGTGTTGGCCAATAAACTAGTCCTGATTAACAGTACTGTGAGGCTAATCGATTCCCAGGTCCAAGACCTAGTGGCCCTCTCCTCCGTGGTATCACCTATCCAAACTAGAATAACCAGCATAACTCCGGGACCTCCCATAATACAGCTGGGAATTGCCCCCTATCAGAACATCACTGGAAACGTGACAATTTCAATCACGGTACAGGGACAGGACGTGGAACAGGTCCTGGTGTATCTAGACGGACAGTTGCTAGCAAGTTTTCAAGGTAATGGAACTCACGAAGTTAACCTTGACACCCTCAAATACGCTGACGGGACGCACGAGATTAGCGTTACGGCTAATCAGGCTGACGGTCTTAACTCGACGGTAACCACGAACGTGGTATTTGAGAACCAGCTACAATCCGTGTCGCAGAAGGTTTCAAATCTCAACGAGACACTAACTCAGGGAATTTCGACGGCTCACAGTACGGCAAATGTAGGGGAGATAGTGGCAATAGTTGCCCTAATTCTGGCGATCGTGGGTATAGCCCTGGACTTTAGAAGGAGATAGCTTTTTTTTCTCTTCTTTTCACTTTTCCCTTTAGCTTGCTCCTCTTGTGATTCTATGAAGTAGAGCGAGCGAAACCGTAGACAGGGCTGTCGCCCCCATGATAAAACCCAATCCAAGGACATTACTGTACTGAAACAGCGAGGAAAAGATGAGGCTTCCTAGAACCCCTGAGACTATCTTACCAGTGTAGAGGAGGGAAGTGTTTGCGGTGGAGTATCTAGGCCCGTACAAGTCTCCCACCAGCGCTGAGTAAAGGGGGTAAGTAGTTCCTCCCATTATTCCCACCAGGGCTATCCCCGCCAGTAGGAGCAGGTTTCTTCCCAGGAACCCAATCACCACGAGGGATGTTCCTAGCAGGATACCCGCGGTCATGTAGTCTATTCCCCTTAATCTCCCGAGACGGTCGGTGAGGTACCCCATGATAGGCCTTCCCACTCCGCTGGCTATTGGAAAGTATATGGTGGCAATCGTGTATTCCACGCTGTTGAGGTACTGACCTAGTTCTCCTAGAGAGGAAGACGCAACAAGTAAGGGAAGAGAGGCTAGAACGAAGGATACGTAGATGAGCCAAAACCTGGTCTCCCTCAAAGTTTCCCCTGGAGATGAACCCCTCACGTCACTTGGGTATCTTGAGAGAAGAAAGAGCGGGAGAAGGATCAAAGAGGCGACGCCAATTGCTAACATGGAACTTCTGAAATTGTTGGAGAGCTCAATAAGGGGATTGACGAGGGCTCCCCCTAAGCCGAAGCCCATGGAAACTAGACCTGAGGCCAACCCCCTTCTTTCCGCGTACCACTTGATGGCTAGGTTCAGGGAAATCCCGTAAAGAACTCCTTCACCGATACTACCTAGGGTCCAGGTGGCGTAAAAGAGGGGGAGACTTGGTATCAACGAACTCAGGATTAGGCCGAAGGAGAAGGCAAGAACACCAAGGGAACCCATCACTCTAGGTCCCCTGAGGTCTGAAATCCTTCCACTCAACACTTGAAATGACGTCGAGGAAATCACGAACAGCGCAAAGCCGACCTCTACGGAGCTTGCAGATGCATGGAAACCCTTCACGAGCAACGGAAAGAAGGCGTTCCATGAGTACTGATACACGGAATTGAATAGCATTGCCACTAGGCCAGTGGTCAGGAAAAATCTCCTGTCCATGCCCTGAAATCGAGACATGGGATTAAATGTTGTTCAGACCTTGACCCTTTCCGCACGGTAGAACTACACTGGAAACACTATTTTTTATATATTCAGTATACATTCAATAACCATGCAAATTGCCATAGCTGCCCTGGGAACAGAGCCAAAGGATGAGCTCAAGGAGAAGGCAAGAAGGTTCGTTAGTACCATGACGAGGTGCAACAGGCAGGTCTTCATCCTAGGCGGTTACTGGGGTCTAATGGCTGTTGTTGTAGACGAGGCCGTACGTGATGGACACAAGGTTGTCACAATAATCCCTGAGGGGGCCGAGCACGTCATTACGCCAAGCGAGGTCATCAGGATTGACACGGGATGTGATCCCAGATGCAGGTCGGTTTTCATAGCCAGATCGGGAGATATCCTAGTCAGCCTTGGAGGAGAGACGGGAACCATGACCGAGATAATGATGGCATACGCCATGGGCAAATCTGTTTACGTTCTGACCGGAACCGGTCAGAACACGGATAGGTTGGCTCAGGCCTTTCCAGACAGACTCGATGAGAGGGG from Metallosphaera sedula DSM 5348 harbors:
- a CDS encoding MFS transporter; its protein translation is MNPTNPLRDYEEKKLGIFHLKTTLLAGAGQIVDGYDLTAAALVLSLVEASFTGYNLAEVSLILFLSITLGNLVGGLVFGYLVKHGRKRFYGIDATLMTLGALLQAFVQDPYQLAILRFLLGVGIGADYVLSPLINAEYANRKDRGKLLALSGGFMWNVGALVSVVVTLAVSQAVPQDMLWRIVLASGAIPAIAVIYGRRKFPETPQYLAFVKGDSKELEEKYNLYASNLSLGKVAIKAFLPTLIFASVTWYLFDVSAYSGVFFGPSVIAKDLGINGLLFELIILGGFAVPWNLVSAGLNDRLGRRALQAIGFAGMGTFTLLFAFLFGRTQALESLLLYGFSTVFSQLGPGTVVGFWGVELFPAEIRGITQGVTVMSGRLGVLTTTFLFPLIISSYGIVTTMMILAGLSFVAVFATLLLPEPNQVSLAERELQLRGLPNLEEK
- a CDS encoding energy-coupling factor transporter transmembrane component T family protein — encoded protein: MISIVEQVVSWGLVIFGTFTPIYFLFKVLGFSGFQGLTSYIPGNTPLHRLSPMTKLVILVGITLTASSSICWVGALEGLALLPLFYPLKLVRKVAGFSFTQVVGMAWGFAVFTSPSVLSLIFHSYNVVWVFPSYFQYLGYVPELSVQALEYGFQTAMRVWAMLLASSLLLVTTTPTDVMRTLERLGLPESLTLSIMVGMAFVPRVFSTMDESYRLQQLRGEGILNGVKTVYRSVIPVAIFLFRRARITGLSLETRAFGKRRRRLGEVKISRFDLEVMIAVFSFTMIDLVLVAIGVIPAIPFR
- a CDS encoding YncE family protein, giving the protein MKIFLVNLILLILLAVSATQISQIPSASGPSYGVYVNGKVYVIAQSSNLLQVIQGNTVTMNYTLPSYSGAVPFRIAYLDGDFYIIYQKGSLVQWNGNVVKTFNIPEVGKFPAIISAGNYVVVTASYGNKIYLVSPSGNLTSITVMNGPQALAYDNQTNTLYVGGYDTNLVYGISLSTLKAIYNFTLNATTVDAMAFIPPDELAVATYAQQVEILNATTGKVLQVFNIPTFGVNGYSCMVYVPTNDSLYLSVAHKNNVVAVMNLKTGGVSLITVGNSPNGIVYDPMDHSIYVMNYGSNTISMIPVSVQGSNASNTLNIYYVLAVIAVVIVVILGIIAVRRK
- a CDS encoding ABC transporter ATP-binding protein — translated: MLELSGVEVTYPGRDGPALRIPRLEVRRGEIVLVTGRTGSGKSTLLNLLNGIIPRVIEAEIKGEIRIEGKGIRPGDDPPIVIGTLFQDPDAQLINEYVEDEIGFGLENLGYPPEEVGIRVKEIAEVLKISHLLHRETRKLSLGEKQVVVLASILAMKPELLVLDEPTSNLDPWETKLILRYIRELGITTIVAEHKPVFRSIATRVINLVDGTPMEQEVRIEYPPRPASRVEDRIKLSAEILVRDGERVILNTKLKLGPGTTTLLGRNGSGKTTLLRGIAGLLPRNFNLEGRVQVNGVDVLRLPPSKRGRIIGYLPQDIQLIFSRSTVAKELESCLHGGDPEPLLRRFGLERFKDEDPFMLSTGQARRLAIACLMGRGVEIILLDEPTTGQDVESRIQIGEELRALERTILLTTHDPRFAEAFADEVLLLENGEVRKVGLGEIHDINSGASG
- a CDS encoding alkaline phosphatase family protein; the encoded protein is MNVEPNLNRSVYTLALEIRNALYGRSPVGISDLDKDRIALVLVDGLGYSLAEKVGIRAEKIHSVFPTITVTVLTTLLTATPPGIHGIMGWRVLNRREGRIDNLLGNQDVELRNLVQAEPYLPRDSVILAPAGRPSSTLFKSLVGNVTAYYSPWDAFTQAKEIAERKNPRFMFIYLPFVDSVSHHFGPYSENTMRTAMEVYRLVETFGRDLSEKYSVVMTADHGHVPIEGNVMIGNDILDHVDLPPFGDHRNLMLMSRRDPSEYLSKYGLITLNREKLKELTGGENVPDYAGVPQDNRLYSYWRDEEEMGYRGSHGGMTREEIEIPLVVWQK